Proteins encoded within one genomic window of Panicum virgatum strain AP13 chromosome 1N, P.virgatum_v5, whole genome shotgun sequence:
- the LOC120656969 gene encoding uncharacterized protein LOC120656969 produces the protein MASLPDPTVYYPTSSSNAILRAHPSAAASRGSFGPVFAVLAVISFLAVAACVVGRLCGRRLSRRKAADHDPYGSDLEKGFEVKYPAAMKPMASSRAMIHDIDDGFEIKFAPGKPAAWKSDGKDDSKGRHHHHQHQQHQGHHQPQLVGMMPKGYAVPKEYAGFRYPADAVVRQGQIRGGAFIPTKPPST, from the exons ATGGCTTCTTTGCCTGACCCCACGGTGTACTACCCCACCTCCTCGTCCAACGCCATCCTGCGCGCGCACCCGTCCGCCGCGGCGTCCAGGGGCTCGTTCGGCCCGGTCTTCGCCGTGCTCGCGGTGATCTCCTTCCTGGCCGTGGCCGCCTGCGTCGTGGGCCGGCTCTGCGGCCGCCGGCTCTCCAGGAGGAAGGCCGCCGACCACGATCCCTACGGCTCCGACCTGGAGAAGGGCTTCGAGGTCAAGTACCCGGCGGCGATGAAGCCCATGGCGAGCTCCCGCGCCATGATCCACGACATCGACGACGGCTTCGAGATCAAGTTCGCGCCAGGGAAGCCCGCGGCGTGGAAGAGTGACGGCAAGGACGACAGCAAggggcgccaccaccaccaccagcaccagcagcatcaGGGTCACCATCAGCCGCAGCTTGTTGGCATGATGCCCAAAGGCTACGCCGTGCCCAAGGAGTACGCGGGATTCAGATATCCCGCGGACGCCGTGGTCCGGCAGGGGCAA ATAAGGGGCGGCGCATTCATCCCAACAAAGCCACCTAGTACATGA
- the LOC120656971 gene encoding universal stress protein A-like protein, with the protein MADSSAPTRVMMAVNESSLKGYPHPSISCRTAFDWTLSKLVRSNPSGFHFLFLHVQVPDEDGFDDMDSIYASPADFHQMKQRDKIRGLHLLEYFVNQCHQLGIKCEAWIRHGDPKEVICSEVKRVQPDLLVVGSRGLGPFQRVFVGTVSEFCVKHAECPVITIKRKATEAPQDPIDD; encoded by the exons ATGGCGGATTCTTCGGCGCCGACGCGGGTGATGATGGCGGTGAACGAATCGTCGCTCAAGGGTTACCCGCACCCCTCCATCAGCTGCCGCACTGCCTTCGACTGGACGCTCTCCAAGCTTGTCCGCTCCAACCCTAGCGGCTTCCACTTCCTCTTCCTCCATGTCCAGGTCCCCGACGAGGACG GATTTGATGACATGGATAGCATCTATGCGTCACCGGCCGACTTCCACCAAATGAAACAGAGAGACAAGATAAGAGGGCTTCACTTGCTTGAGTACTTTGTAAACCAATGCCATCAGCTAGGG ATAAAATGCGAGGCATGGATCAGACATGGGGATCCAAAGGAGGTTATCTGCAGCGAAGTGAAGAGAGTCCAGCCTGACCTTCTAGTTGTGGGAAGTAGGGGCCTTGGGCCGTTTCAGAG GGTTTTCGTGGGCACAGTGAGCGAGTTCTGCGTTAAACATGCCGAATGCCCTGTCATCACCATCAAAAGGAAGGCTACTGAAGCGCCGCAGGACCCCATCGACGATTGA
- the LOC120656973 gene encoding carbamoyl-phosphate synthase small chain, chloroplastic, giving the protein MAAHPATSSAPSRSLSGARPRCAAPRSPSSLAVAAPPAGLRPCGSRALRVRAKVASGVQGASVVDDGVERPWKLSDARLVLEDGSVWKAKSFGASGTQVGEVVFNTSLTGYQEILTDPSYAGQFVLMTNPHIGNTGVNPDDEESNQCFLGGLIIRNLSICTSNWRCKETLEEYLIKRNIMGIYDVDTRAITRRLREDGSLIGVLSTDQSRTDDELLEMAKKWKIVGVDLISGVTCDAPYEWSDKTDSEWVFNKDQSSATFHVVAYDFGIKHNILRRLTSYGCKITVVPANWPASEVLKLKPDGVLFSNGPGDPAAVPYAVKTVQEIIGKVPVFGICMGHQLIGQALGGKTFKMKFGHHGGNHPVCDLRSGRVDISAQNHNYAVDPESLPEGVKVTHINLNDNSCAGLQYPKMKLMSLQYHPESSPGPHDSDTAFGEFIELMKSNR; this is encoded by the exons ATGGCGGCGCATCCAGCCACGTCCTCCGCGCCGTCCCGGAGCCTctccggcgcgcggccgcgctGCGCCGCGCCCCGCAGCCCCAGCtcgctcgccgtcgcggcgcCTCCGGCCGGGCTCCGGCCATGCGGGAGCCGCGCCCTCCGCGTCCGCGCTAAG GTTGCCAGTGGCGTGCAGGGTGCCAGCGTGGTGGACGATGGAG TGGAGAGGCCGTGGAAACTGAGTGATGCTCGCCTTGTTCTGGAAGATGGTTCTGTCTGGAAGGCCAAGTCTTTTGGTGCTTCAGGGACGCAAGTTGGTGAAGTTGTTTTCAACACATCATTGACAGG CTATCAAGAAATTTTGACGGACCCGAGCTATGCTGGTCAATTTGTCCTGATGACCAATCCCCATATTGGGAACACTGGTGTTAATCCTG ATGATGAAGAATCGAACCAATGTTTCCTCGGTGGCCTAATCATAAGAAATCTAAGCATATG TACTTCCAACTGGAGATGCAAAGAGACACTTGAAGAGTATCTGATTAAGAGGAACATTATGGGAATAT ATGATGTTGATACACGTGCCATAACACGGAGGTTAAGAGAAGATGGTAGTCTTATTGGTGTCTTGAGTACTGATCAATCTCGGACAGACGATGAGCTGTTGGAAATGGCCAAGAAGTGGAAAATTGTTG GAGTTGATTTGATTAGTGGCGTCACATGTGATGCTCCATATGAATGGTCAGACAAAACCGATTCAGAATGGGTGTTCAATAAAGATCAGTCGAGTGCAACTTTTCAT GTAGTTGCTTATGATTTTGGGATCAAACATAATATTTTGAGACGCTTGACATCATATGGATGCAAGATAACTGTTGTTCCAGCGAATTGGCCTGCTTCCGAGGTACTTAAGTTGAAGCCTGATGGTGTTCTTTTTAGCAATGGTCCTGGAGATCCAGCTGCAGTCCCCTATGCTGTGAAGACAGTACAAGAAATAATTGGGAAGGTTCCTGTGTTTGGCATCTGTATGGGCCACCAATTGATTGGGCAGGCTCTTGGTGGGAAGACATTCAAAATGAAATTTGGTCATCATGGGGGGAATCACCCTGTTTGTGATCTCCGGAGTGGACGTGTGGACATAAGTGCACAG AACCATAACTACGCAGTTGACCCAGAATCACTTCCAGAAGGAGTTAAAGTAACCCACATCAATCTCAACGACAATAGCTGTGCTGGCCTTCAGTACCCCAAAATGAAGCTTATGTCTCTCCAGTACCACCCCGAGTCTTCACCAGGGCCGCATGACTCAGACACAG CCTTCGGTGAATTTATAGAGCTCATGAAGAGCAACAGATAG